One Drosophila kikkawai strain 14028-0561.14 chromosome 3L, DkikHiC1v2, whole genome shotgun sequence genomic window carries:
- the LOC108084431 gene encoding uncharacterized protein, with protein sequence MYDKGLRSLLGQLVMVILLAQIMGRLHKRNGYHYRPQQPPPLHQGGYFEPHHPAVEPPEPEKQHSPKSYYSQSGGAGSGSGSYKGSSGGYSIGSGLRSIAQGSADQAHSAVANQHAAAKQAAYIAQNTLAQAASQAAATAQAALVGKQVVLQELEQQAAESQRSLSRELEQLKAAKISAKLAQQTAQAAHHHISVLTAAVNNAKSVAEQAEQTSTEVNNQLASQSTMVGQAKNRLEQVEEQLHQARVDYAATKESAIKASNSAAAAQVNASKAAQHATIGLHESTNQGHEGQDSDGHEEESYDEHVDTSGVGVGHTAGGEDLGEHVRTPYQ encoded by the exons ATGTACGACAAAGGATTACGCTCTCTCCTCGGCCAGCTGGTGATGG TGATCCTCTTGGCTCAGATTATGGGACGCCTGCACAAGAGAAATGGCTACCATTATAGACCCCAGCAGCCGCCACCTCTACACCAAGGCGGATACTTTGAGCCTCATCATCCTGCTGTGGAACCTCCGGAGCCGGAGAAGCAGCATAGTCCCAAAAGCTACTACAGCCAATCTGGAGGCGCTGGCAGTGGCTCGGGGTCCTACAAGGGATCATCCGGTGGCTATAGCATAGGCAGTGGTCTTCGCTCCATTGCCCAGGGGTCGGCAGATCAGGCTCACAGTGCCGTGGCCAACCAGCATGCAGCTGCCAAGCAGGCTGCCTACATTGCCCAGAACACATTGGCCCAGGCAGCATCCCAAGCGGCGGCCACAGCTCAGGCGGCGTTGGTGGGTAAGCAAGTGGTActccaggagctggagcagcaggCGGCCGAGTCGCAGCGCTCTCTATCCCGGGAACTGGAGCAGCTGAAGGCAGCCAAGATCTCCGCCAAGTTGGCCCAACAAACGGCCCAAGCAGCCCATCATCACATCTCCGTGCTTACGGCAGCCGTTAACAATGCCAAGTCCGTGGCCGAACAGGCAGAGCAAACGTCCACGGAGGTAAACAACCAGCTGGCCTCCCAATCCACTATGGTGGGCCAGGCCAAGAACCGGCTGGAGCAAGTAGAGGAGCAGTTGCACCAGGCCAGAGTGGACTATGCGGCCACTAAGGAGTCTGCCATCAAGGCGTCCAATTCCGCAGCTGCAGCTCAGGTGAATGCCTCCAAGGCGGCCCAGCATGCCACGATTGGACTGCACGAGAGTACCAACCAAGGACACGAGGGCCAGGATTCGGACGGACACGAGGAGGAATCCTACGACGAGCATGTGGATACCAGTGGCGTAGGAGTGGGTCACACAGCCGGAGGTGAGGATTTAGGCGAACATGTCAGGACTCCCTACCAATAA
- the mRpS34 gene encoding uncharacterized protein mRpS34, with product MAQKVIKYIGRTTDFRGNTLWELVSELPNWGVGRMLIRNMFQRYPEPCYMRILKVQAVDEQPGEVRKVRVTVEKTWRGVKQPKPVEIYSTSYKADYELVPQDQEAKYLNNNQKLEQVVLPTKIDLPPLLREYVTEETGERNPQMKVHFKQTHNKLARLAQEGEKPSVSFGVGLGQPKPVSSKLYEGLL from the coding sequence ATGGCCCAAAAAGTTATTAAGTACATCGGCCGAACCACTGATTTCCGCGGCAACACCCTTTGGGAGCTGGTGTCGGAGCTGCCGAACTGGGGTGTGGGCCGCATGCTCATACGTAACATGTTCCAGCGCTATCCGGAGCCGTGCTACATGCGGATCCTAAAAGTGCAAGCCGTGGACGAGCAACCGGGCGAGGTGCGGAAGGTACGAGTTACCGTGGAGAAGACCTGGCGAGGCGTGAAGCAGCCGAAGCCGGTGGAGATCTACAGCACCAGTTACAAGGCGGACTACGAACTGGTGCCGCAAGACCAGGAGGCAAAGTACCTCAACAACAACCAGAAGCTAGAGCAGGTGGTGCTGCCCACCAAGATTGACCTGCCACCGCTGCTCCGTGAGTACGTGACCGAGGAGACGGGCGAGCGCAATCCCCAGATGAAGGTTCACTTCAAGCAGACCCACAACAAGCTGGCCAGATTGGCGCAGGAGGGCGAAAAACCCTCTGTGAGCTTTGGCGTGGGCCTGGGGCAGCCAAAACCGGTCAGCAGCAAGCTGTACGAGGGATTGTTATAG
- the mus312 gene encoding structure-specific endonuclease subunit SLX4 — protein MDRQTRRANFKNLQQASNKLRSTRSTTPLSLTDYFGTPEETAKNLPAPLAPPVESEPPSPKIKPIRASNVFEKPGPKPKKAPKLKGSGTSSSTGTSRRGRGRSKQQPSISNFLRNEHIFAEVTAQHCLADNFSPDDIEMALALSKSEAEKRGCLRLNDDNEEEAVVDLIDDAEDSTENIRRKLQKYGFRTAAKEDYKSLGVLPVVPGKGSRRGKWANKFTALTLRNAEVQQKKVEEKVSTLMAQQMRTKELQDKDRLMPPYELISSHLQPLRASRKSQILHEPNEGALEDLSLYYVTDLIEVSQTPANHLLKNWAAIQGRDLSPERETQKSRQLKKQLELVYAELEKHFGDPQEMDQQVVEELDKLEKLVAENMIEDDSKLVEEDEASSTKSSPSKEPPDKRPKMTKDDKENEQPPVVTILSVPTRCTSPDLFADSDEEMNIPTISDSKEPEELKDFSLRVYKNKSPVKEVEIISSSEEPTQITTYEVFSSSSDEGTKADLNNDPNSSRLSPKIFNMSAVFESDSDVDNFNITSALDSQTQTESSTISKELFLKYAIPTVEKEEENVAEISFSQAFKHSFHVDTVTPSSHIERSSSFSELNFSRNSLRRSVSLSTDNSFKSPFNWKINSSAEMREPLPTPTPCIHSDVSVDLTQNSDDDNDVILLSDEEINYSIWKANKSTMAAVNFENENSDDSSSFSSPVAKKRAIPHFETEEDLNAFLMAGDSHSPNKSALSKERAEFGILDAAPSQPFSFSQLRPDSSSSSDINWAEASFLDAPVKPFGRRSSHKFDELLGKITEPENHNSDNDFDEFDQLVFQSKKNSETEVMPSGLDRLLNAEIKMPAAEPEEMSMPKDVPDQLEVAGNVYTISVCHKPKPDFASLPESEILQLLYNYGIKPLKRKQAVKMLEFIYNQTHPIMQGLPFRPEPIVRSKSSPVLSSKPLSQLVISNPTEDCLTPTEPRKDFKFNDASGDQLLRFSQSLPPSLCDDFEFYILQTNVSKKTPQPLVPLHIAWHNLLCANPRLHESVLMYEPIDLQEVYLYLKQMGHRYDPKELRGFLDRRCIIFRYELAAPAKQTARHVRKLPKKASKRS, from the exons ATGGATCGACAGACGCGGCGGGCGAACTTCAAGAACCTGCAGCAAGCCTCCAACAAGCTTCG atCGACGCGCAGCACTACCCCCTTATCACTGACCGACTATTTTGGCACTCCAGAAGAGACTGCAAAGAATCTACCAGCACCACTCGCACCTCCAGTGGAGAGCGAACCTCCTTCGCCCAAAATAAAACCCATACGGGCCAGCAATGTGTTCGAAAAACCAGGACCAAAGCCTAAAAAGGCACCCAAGCTCAAGGGCAGCGGCACTAGCTCATCCACAGGCACTTCCCGCCGGGGACGGGGCAGGAGTAAGCAGCAACCGAGCATCAGCAATTTCCTGCGGAACGAACACATCTTCGCCGAGGTCACGGCCCAGCACTGCCTGGCGGACAACTTCAGTCCCGACGATATTGAGATGGCGCTGGCGCTGTCCAAGTCCGAGGCTGAGAAACGGGGATGCCTGCGCTTGAACGACGACAACGAGGAGGAGGCCGTGGTGGACCTGATCGACGATGCTGAGGATTCCACGGAGAACATAAGACGCAAGCTGCAGAAGTACGGGTTTCGCACAGCGGCAAAGGAAG ATTATAAATCACTGGGAGTCCTGCCTGTGGTTCCTGGAAAAGGTAGCAGACGCGGCAAATGGGCCAATAAATTCACTGCCTTAACCCTACGAAATGCTGAAGTCCAACAgaagaaggtggaggagaAGGTATCCACACTGATGGCCCAGCAAATGCGCACCAAGGAGCTGCAGGATAAAGACCGCTTGATGCCACCCTACGAACTGATCAGCTCCCACCTTCAGCCACTCAGAGCCTCAAGGAAATCTCAAATCCTTCACGAACCCAACGAAGGTGCTTTAGAAGATTTGAGTCTGTACTATGTGACCGACTTGATAGAGGTAAGCCAGACACCAGCCAATCATCTACTCAAGAATTGGGCTGCGATACAGGGAAGGGACTTGTCCCCGGAACGTGAGACCCAAAAAAGCCGCCAACTAAAAAAGCAACTTGAGTTGGTATACGCGGAGTTGGAAAAGCATTTTGGAGATCCACAGGAGATGGATCAGCAAGTGGTGGAGGAACTGGATAAGCTTGAAAAGCTGGTGGCAGAGAATATGATTGAAGATGACTCAAAATTGGTTGAGGAGGATGAGGCATCCTCCACCAAAAGCAGTCCCTCAAAAGAGCCGCCCGATAAGCGACCCAAAATGACCAAGGACGACAAGGAAAATGAACAGCCGCCAGTTGTGACTATCTTAAGCGTTCCCACGCGCTGCACTTCACCCGATCTCTTTGCTGATTCCGATGAGGAAATGAATATACCCACCATATCTGACTCCAAGGAGCCAGAGGAGCTGAAAGATTTCTCCTTGAGGGTCTACAAGAATAAGAGTCCAGTAAAAGAAGTGGAAATAATAAGCAGCAGCGAAGAGCCTACTCAGATAACCACCTACGAAGTCTTTTCGAGTTCCAGTGATGAAGGTACAAAAGCTGACTTGAATAATGATCCAAATTCATCGAGATTATCCCCAAAAATCTTCAATATGAGCGCTGTCTTTGAGTCTGACTCTGATGTAGACAATTTTAACATCACTTCCGCATTGGATTCCCAAACCCAAACAGAAAGCTCTACCATCTCCAAGGAGTTGTTCCTCAAATATGCAATACCTACAGTAGaaaaagaagaggaaaatGTGGCTGAAATTTCCTTTTCGCAGGCTTTCAAACACTCATTCCACGTAGATACTGTAACCCCTTCAAGCCATATTGAAAGAAGCTCTAGCTTTAGTGAGCTAAACTTCTCCAGGAACTCTTTGCGAAGAAGTGTCAGCTTGTCCACCGATAACAGTTTCAAAAGCCCGTTCAACTGGAAGATTAACAGCTCTGCTGAGATGAGGGAGCCATTACCAACTCCTACCCCCTGTATCCACTCAGATGTAAGTGTGGATTTGACGCAAAATAGCGATGATGACAACGATGTCATTCTGCTGTCCGATGAGGAGATCAACTATTCCATTTGGAAGGCCAACAAGTCAACCATGGCGGCTGTCAATTTCGAAAATGAGAACtccgacgacagcagcagttTTTCTTCTCCAGTGGCTAAAAAGCGCGCTATTCCCCACTTCGAAACCGAGGAGGATCTAAATGCCTTTTTGATGGCAGGTGATTCACATTCGCCCAACAAGAGTGCGCTTAGCAAAGAGCGAGCAGAGTTTGGCATACTGGATGCAGCTCCCTCACAGCCATTTAGCTTCTCCCAGTTAAGACCTGACTCGTCGTCAAGCAGCGATATCAATTGGGCAGAAGCCTCGTTTTTGGATGCACCAGTTAAGCCTTTTGGTCgaaggagcagccacaaaTTCGATGAATTGCTGGGAAAAATAACCGAGCCGGAAAATCACAATTCCGACAACGATTTTGATGAATTTGATCAGTTGGTTTTCCAAAGCAAAAAGAATTCCGAAACGGAGGTCATGCCCAGTGGCCTCGATCGTTTGCTGAATGCGGAGATTAAAATGCCTGCAGCAGAACCAGAAGAGATGAGCATGCCCAAGGATGTGCCGGATCAACTGGAGGTCGCCGGAAATGTGTACACCATAAGTGTTTGCCACAAACCCAAACCGGACTTCGCCAGCCTTCCAGAATCGGAGATTCTACAGCTACTTTACAATTACGGAATCAAGCCATTGAAACGGAAGCAGGCCGTGAAAATGCTAGAGTTTATTTACAATCAAACTCATCCCATTATGCAGGGTTTACCTTTCCGACCAGAGCCCATTGTTCGCTCGAAATCTTCACCCGTATTATCATCTAAACCACTTTCCCAGTTGGTAATCTCCAACCCCACTGAGGACTGCCTGACGCCAACGGAACCAAGAAAGGATTTCAAGTTCAACGATGCCTCGGGAGATCAGCTGCTGCGCTTCTCCCAATCCCTGCCGCCCAGTCTGTGCGACGACTTTGAGTTCTATATCCTGCAGACGAACGTTTCCAAGAAGACGCCGCAGCCGCTGGTGCCGCTGCACATAGCCTGGCACAATCTGCTCTGCGCAAATCCCCGCCTGCACGAGAGCGTGCTCATGTACGAGCCCATAGACCTGCAGGAGGTATATTTGTACCTGAAGCAGATGGGTCATCGCTACGATCCTAAGGAGCTGAGGGGTTTCCTGGACCGCCGGTGCATTATCTTTCGCTATGAGCTGGCCGCTCCAGCCAAGCAAACGGCGCGTCATGTTCGGAAGCTGCCTAAGAAAGCATCCAAACGAAGTTAG
- the LOC108084428 gene encoding uncharacterized protein, with protein sequence MDPIDTTKRKPRRTFGTPSYTYRNRFAYALLAAGTVLFGIWSLTPIQRISNEKLSAALAQTEQERDRKALFEFPAPRTARFIKEAIEESEEQRVK encoded by the exons ATGGATCCCATTGATACCACCAAGCGCAAGCCCAGACGCACCTTCGGCACACCATCCTACACGTACCGCAATCGTTTTGCCTACGCCCTGCTGGCCGCTGGAACAGTGCTCTTCGGGATTTGGAG CCTGACGCCCATTCAGCGGATCTCCAACGAAAAGCTGTCCGCGGCGTTGGCCCAAACCGAGCAGGAGCGGGATAGGAAGGCCCTCTTCGAGTTTCCCGCTCCGCGCACAGCGCGTTTCATTAAGGAGGCCATCGAGGAGAGTGAGGAGCAGAGGGTTAAATAA
- the Golgin104 gene encoding coiled-coil domain-containing protein 186, translated as METAEAASPADAESPAKSVNGISHRENHNSDEKSSEDVEQKTDFMEQQLEESNAKSETPLTEPELKDEGKMEEDLKAAVLEQVPVEEGAAELTLRFKDLQAQEKEEEMDAKPRQNDILSHVHCLAQLEEQRRSYEQQLEQLRTSNSQKDNMITLIQRENAILDKEKQACRKEMDMANKEKEATVIKFAMKEKLLIDAKKEKEVVEKHLAEAKKEVKNMTTRFQAVNEEKSRMTYVIDEKCNEVRKYQRECEKYKTEMGHLESKLKYHINKLGYEAEAKAALERKLEEERNAPNKLEEKANEKLKMEFEANTILLKHEITSKTEALEKVTKDQQKLGEANRELQQQLQEITASHGQLTDELNRLKEQHNSVEASYSDELLNSAKLRGQLEELQLLRTQNTINEEKLVEEQTRVQQLEALAHDNEADLEQLKVKNHELLSINKEMSELIVRLQNDICLAEAKALGLEAENKLLKQEKLSYDSKYHQLEQQLSSEAMEKNEERLLLAKHLSEKTKLYELTKQKLEDVQGDYEATQHKHATLVKELQRELNKYKRGIPEPKTMPISYCSNCQQAINGNYPTENPQHQRSHSRSSSHGSLHSSSRRASESSESETVASSATTVQPPPVPQQDLQAVPSKKVLVERILRLQQATARQTERIEFLENHTAALVSEVQKKSKVVQHYMLRDQTAGALTTSRSDQNKSELVKYGNGIMAAIYGGSSKAGGENKAMSLELSLEINKKLQTVLEDTLLKNITLKENLDVLGLEVDNLTRKLRTMEACSSK; from the exons ATGGAAACAGCGGAGGCAGCAAGTCCGGCTGATGCGGAGAGTCCGGCCAAGTCGGTAAACGGCATTTCCCACCGGGAAAACCACAATTCGGATGAGAAATCAAGTGAAGACGTGGAACAGAAAACGGATTTTatggagcagcagctggaagAAAGCAATGCGAAATCCGAGACCCCCTTAACAGAACCGGAACTCAAGGATGAGGGCAAAATGGAAGAGGATCTGAAGGCGGCTGTGCTTGAACAAGTGCCAGTCGaagaaggagctgcagaactCACCCTGCGATTCAAGGATCTGCAGGCGCAGGAAAAGGAGGAGGAAATGGATGCCAAACCCAGGCAAAACGATATCCTCTCCCACGTCCACTGCCTAGCCCAACTGGAGGAGCAGCGTCGCAGCTACGAGCAGCAGTTGGAGCAACTTCGCACCTCCAATAGCCAGAAGGACAACATGATAACCCTCATCCAGCGCGAGAACGCCATCCTGGACAAGGAGAAGCAGGCGTGCCGCAAGGAAATGGACATGGCTAACAAAGAGAAAGAAGCCACCGTCATAAAGTTTGCCATGAAGGAGAAACTCCTTATCGAtgccaaaaaggaaaaggaggTTGTGGAGAAGCATCTGGCCGAGGCCAAAAAGGAAGTGAAGAACATGACCACAAGATTCCAGGCCGTAAACGAGGAGAAGTCCCGTATGACATACGTGATTGATGAAAAG TGCAACGAAGTGAGAAAGTATCAGCGGGAGTGTGAGAAGTATAAGACCGAAATGGGTCACTTGGAGTCCAAGCTGAAGTATCACATCAACAAGCTGGGATACGAGGCGGAGGCCAAGGCG gCCCTAGAACGCAAGCTGGAGGAGGAAAGAAATGCTCCCAATAAGCTGGAGGAGAAGGCAAATG AGAAACTCAAAATGGAATTTGAAGCCAACACAATACTCCTGAAACATGAGATCACTAGCAAGACTGAGGCTCTAGAAAAAGTCACCAAGGACCAGCAAAAACTTGGCGAAGCCAACAGggaactgcagcagcagcttcaggaGATCACAGCATCGCATGGCCAACTCACTGATGAACTGAATCGCTTAAAGGAGCAGCACAACTCCGTGGAGGCTTCCTACAGCGATGAGCTGCTTAACTCCGCCAAACTGAGGGGGCAGCTGGAagagctccagctcctgcgcACGCAGAATACTAT CAACGAGGAAAAGCTGGTGGAAGAACAAACGCGAGTTCAACAGTTGGAAGCCTTGGCCCACGACAACGAAGCCGATTTGGAACAGCTAAAAGTCAAGAATCACGAATTGCTCAGCATTAACAAGGAGATGAGTGAGCTGATTGTGCGTCTGCAGAATGACATTTGTCTGGCGGAAGCAAAG GCCCTTGGTTTGGAGGCGGAAAATAAGTTACTGAAGCAGGAGAAGCTCAGCTACGACTCCAAATACCATCAACTGGAGCAGCAGCTTAGCTCAGAGGCTATGGAGAAGAACGAGGAgcgcctgctgctggccaagcaCTTGTCCGAGAAGACCAAGCTGTACGAGCTGACCAAGCAGAAGCTGGAGGACGTCCAGGGGGACTATGAGGCCACCCAGCACAAGCATGCCACCTTGGTGAAGGAACTGCAGCGGGAGCTAAACAAGTACAAAAGGGGGATACCGGAACCCAAGACTATGCCCATTAGCTATTGCAGCAACTGCCAGCAGGCGATAAATGGCAACTACCCAACGGAGAATCCTCAGCACCAGCGCAGCCATAGTCGCTCCAGTAGCCATGGCAGCctgcacagcagcagccgacggGCCAGCGAGTCTTCCGAATCCGAAACCGTAGCCAGTAGCGCCACCACAGTACAACCTCCGCCAGTACCCCAGCAGGATCTGCAGGCAGTGCCGTCCAAGAAGGTGCTCGTTGAGCGGATACTGCGTCTCCAGCAGGCCACCGCTCGCCAAACGGAGCGCATAGAGTTCCTGGAGAACCACACGGCTGCCCTGGTTTCCGAAGTTCAGAAAAAGTCCAAGGTGGTGCAGCACTACATGCTCCGGGACCAGACAGCCGGGGCTCTCACGACATCCCGCAGCGATCAGAACAAGAGCGAGCTGGTCAAGTACGGCAATGGTATCATGGCGGCCATCTATGGAGGATCCTCGAAGGCGGGTGGCGAAAACAAAGCCATGTCGCTCGAACTTTCGCTAGAGATTAACAAGAAGCTGCAGACAGTGCTAGAGGACACGCTGCTGAAAAATATCACGCTCAAGGAGAACCTGGACGTCCTGGGCCTCGAAGTGGACAACCTGACGCGGAAGTTGCGCACCATGGAGGCCTGCAGCAGCAAGTGA